The following DNA comes from Nicotiana sylvestris chromosome 10, ASM39365v2, whole genome shotgun sequence.
GCAAAGTAATCAAAGTAGTGTCAGCCACCGCCCTAGACAAAATAAATTTACAGAAATGGGCTATAATAACGTGGGTAATAAAGCAAATTAAGGGCGTAAATATACTTCTCAAAACGGCCCTTCTTTTAAGACGACGCCATAACCACATAAACTCAACCGCACAATCTTAGaacgcaaaaaaaaaaagagttttcgAAATTAGTGTGAAAGAACACATTGGGCATAAGAAATACtcgatagaaattattttctgcaGAAAATGTAGCGTCATTGTCTCAAATTTAATAGTACAAGCAAGAAACAATATCATTGTTGTATGCTGCTGGGTTATTCCAGTGGTTTATAATATGGTTCGATTAACAGATCAAAAACATGTAATTCTCCAATTTTCACCTAAAAACTTTCAAGGTTTAAAAAAATAGCATTTCTTACGGAGTTTTGCAAAATTCTTTGTCATATCTAGCATTGAAAACAATTGTGGTAGATAGAAGTTACTGGTTCCGGGAACCCATACCCGACATTTGCCCCAACACTTCCTATAAACTGTTGTAGTACCTTGCCCTACTTCTCACTTTACAACAATGTTTCTTGAGGttgtttttgttaattgtttCATTATTGATAAATATATTATTGTCTACCTTATAATTCAAGGGGTTGTTTCACCCACGAAAGTTGGATACTTGGATCGCTCAAATATTTGAGTTCTTACATTGATCAAACATAAGATGAGAGAAGTAATAAGAAAGATTACAATATCAATCTTTTATACTCTACATATCAGTCAAATGCCGCAACTTTAGCTATACATATGAACAGATTTACATGATGCCTTATAAATGCGTAAAATGTAAGAATTTCTCTTAAAGGGTGATATTTATGGTTGTAGGAGGGTGGTCTCCAACGTACTTGCTAACTTCAAAAATCCTGAACTCCATTTAAAAGTTGTGCATTTGTGTGCAGGATGTAACGGAATAAGTTCTATACTTCTCAAAGAACAATCCCAGAAATTTTGCTAACATGTCTCACAAAATAAAGAATTTTTCCAAAATTCATTATCTTGATGTTATATTCATTCTCACATACAGAGGTTCCTTCTCACAGTTAGAGAACTCATGAACCATCAATTTGCTTTAAGTTCTATCCTGCTCTTCAACTAAAGCTAGTTGTAGTTTCCTAGGTTTTCACGATTATAGATTATGTTGCAAGCAGACAGAGGAAGAAAAAAATTGGTACAACTTCAAATAGAGCCGTAAATATAAATTAGTTCAAATTAGTTCACAAACAACTCTTGGGTATCATTAAAAGCTGCCGAGGCCACTGCAATCCATTAACGCAGACACAAATCTAAAGGAGGAGATAAAAGACAAGCGCGGAGTACTCACTTGTCAGCCAGCAAGCAGAAAGATAGCAGAAAAGCAAAGCCGGAAAGACAAACCCAAGCGGAACAGAGCATCTTCCAAATATTATTGGGCGGTCATAGGATATCCGTCAAAACGCAGGAGTTGCAGACCTAGAAAAATAGCTCACAGCTTCCAAACCAAAGAGACCAAGAGGCGCGTATCGATGAGAGAGAAAGAGAGCGCAAAGGATGAccgtaaataatatatatatatatatatatatatatatatatatatatatatatataactgtatATAATCAATCTATAATCTATGTATACTGAttagataaaataaaaaatgaaccTGGCCGACTATTTTTGTAACAATCCcgacatttttttttgaaaaacttatGGAAAAATGTTTTTCAACTAAATACTACTCCTATTAGAAAGAagcttttttattttttgcaaagCTTAAAAGCACCTCTAAAATAGTTTTTCAGTGTGCTCAAAAATCTGAAAGAAAAAAGTTGCAGAAAtaattttcgaaaaaaaatatcTGTTTCTTGAAACAAACGCAATCTGTGAAAATGGCGTGTAGTAGCCACTAAATAagggtgtatttaatttttatccactattTAAAATGtttatcaaaaatagccactactaaGGGGGAAAAGACACAATTACCCTTTCTCTATTTCTTGTATAATCCCAAAATCGACGAAAACGCTTATTTCATTCGTTCAGAGTTCTGCGTTTCTTCATCTTCCTCGTATGCAAACTGGAATCTCAGTTAAAAttctgctccttcatcttctccgtcatcttcatcttcatcttctccgtcatcttctgtccttcatcttctccgtcatctTCTCCGCCAtcttcgtttttctttatttgtaaGTTGGTTCAATGCCGTGTGAAGTATgtgtgaaatttcaaaaattagcaTTATATGTTGATTCAGTGTAGTATAACTGTGTTCATTAAATGTAAGGAAGAAACGACATTAAATTTTGtagttggaattcaaagttaaggactgattgtccttaacttttgcacatgaaacttgaagttaaggacaaaatgtccttaactttggatgttgaaagtatatgttaaggactgtatttccttaacctatgcacttaaaatttaaagttaaggactgattgtccttaacttttgcacatgaaacttgaagttaaggactaagtgtccttaactttagatgttgaaagtataagttaaggactgtatttccttaacctttgcatttacaatttaaagttaaggacttattgtccttaacttttgcacatgaaacttgaagttaaggactaagtgtccttaactttggaagttgaaagtataagttaaggactgtatttcTTTAACGTTTGcacttaaaatttaaagttaaggattgTATttgcttaacttttaaacttgaaaTTTTAAGTTAAGTCCTAATCTTtgtttgtttttccttcttttctagtGTTATAATGGAAGGCGATCATTTGTTTGATTTTGACGATTGGCGTAATTTTCTGGTATATTGGAAAGGAGATTTTCAATATAAGGAAACAATTAAAAGTTTTCTGTCGAATAGCCAATGGAAGAAATTAAGGGAAAGCATTTTTGGCAACTTCTTCAGATTACAAAGTGTGAAGTTCTCGGGTAAACTTATGCACTGTGTATTGCTTTCTGAAATTGTTAGTAATGAACCTGATTCGATGACCTTCAAGGTATTTGACCGCGATATTAAGTTTACTCGTGATGCATTCCATATTATTACTGGTTTGAAGTCTTATTCGTCGCTTGACATGAAAGGTTTAAATGAGAAAGAGAATAGGCTTTTAAGAGTCTATTTCCCTGGAAAGGACAAAATTGAGTTGGCTGATTTGTATAGTTTTATTTCTAGTCGCCCACATGGTACAACTTCATCATTTGCTGGCAGTGATGATGATGCTTTGAAGTTGGCAACACTCTATTTTGTTGAGTCGGTTTTGATGGGCAAGAGGAAAAATAGGAATGTATCGGAGCAAATAATGAAAATTGTTGACGATGATGCACTTTGTGCTTCCTTCAACTGGGGTTGTCTTGCTTATGAGACGCTATTAAAATCATTGAAGAGTTGCTTGAAATCAAATGAGAATGATGttcagaaggagaaagagaaagaaaaagatattGATAGCTACACTTTAGTTGGCTTTCCTTTTGCGTTTTGTGTCTGGATTATGGAAGTACTTCCTATTTTCCAAGAGAAACAATTTGTGAACTTCAAAGAAGTTGGTTATCCTCGAATGTTATGTTATTCTGAAATGAAGTCTCCACAATTTGATGCTCTTTGTAGAAAATATTTCCATAATAAAAAAGTAAGTTAATGTAATTACtatctctttttttgtttatttgttttagttatGTATACTTATGTTTAGTTTTTCTTATATAATAGGTGTTTAAGTTGATTGAGGTGTCACCCTTTATTCCCGTGGAAGAAGAAGATACACAGCCTCTTTGTGTGGAGGAGCCAGTTTCACAAGATCAAGGCTCAAGGTCTTCTTCCACACAATTTGACGAAGGCGTACTTAAGGAAATTGTTAGAGTATGTGTTTCTGCCTTTGAATAGTATtagttttttatttgattatttcttgcTTACGAACAccttttttttatattatgttttttgattcagagattatcagagagttttaagaaggatttgcaagcagAAGTTACCAGAGTTAACCAGAAAATTGTTGTATCAAAAAAAAAGATTGAGAACGAAATCAAGGTAATTTCAGTTAGTCCAACTTTAGGATTTTGTGTCCTTaaattttgaacttggaattgaaagataaggacttcttgtccttaacttttgaactttgaaatgaaacttaaggacatcatgtccttaagttttgaacttggaattcaaagttaaggacttcttgtccttaacttttgaacttggagttCAAACTTACGGATTGCatttccttaagttttgaactttaagttcaaacttaaggactgcctgtccttaagttttaaacatgtCCTTCTCTTTGTAACTTAGTTGCTTTCTCAGGATTTAAAGAAAACTCTAGGATCAAAGCTTGATACTTTGATGAACATGTTTGGGAAAGCTGATCAGATGAACACAGATAGAGAATCTAGTGTTCCAATTAGAAAATATGGAGTTGATGATCATTGTCGTGCTACTGAGCGTACTGGCATATTCAACCAAGATGCAGGTGGTGTTGAACGTGATTATATGGATGTGCATGCAGAGGGTCAGTATGAAAGAGAATTTAGAGATGCACATCTAGATGATGAAACTGAAAATGTTACTGATATTGGGAAAGGTTAGTTatagattttgatttttattttcgtTGAAATGTATATTCAATAgattaatacatataaactatgcaTGTGCATGCAGAAGTTTGTGGAGTGCCGGAGAAAATTTGTAGAGTTTGTGGATTGTAATCACAGGAGGATTTAACAAGTACATTGGGGACAAGTGTCAGCGAGATTGTATGCAAATGCTTAAAAGGAACGTATGATCTCTCTACACCGCtgtcatacaaagaaaaatttggagTTCAAACTTGTGCCAGTCAAGGTTAAAATTTTCATTATATATTGTATCTTTATTTCATTATATATTGTATCTTTTGAAGCAGCAAGCAAAGAAGCTGGAGTGCAGTATCAAGAGAAAACTGGACTACAATCTCCAGACATAGGCAGAAGTGAGATTGGTTCCAAATCTATAGATGCAAtatgtgatgatgatgatgtagcTGGAATGATCTTGGATATTGCAAATGGTTAGGCAGtgcttttttaattttatatatgtTTGTTTTAATTAAAGATTATTAACATGTTAGCTGTTGTAAATATTTTTGCAGAATCTTGTCAACAAGCATCTAAAGATCATGGTGAACAACTGCAAGATAAAGAAAATGTGGaattgcaagaaaaagaaaatgttgcACGCAATATTTTAGCTGAGTTGTCTCTTGAAAAAACACAAGAAGGTACTGTGGAGAAGACAGGTACTGATTGTGCCCTAATTATTATATGTACAATTGAAATTTTGTCTCTTCATTTGACCTGTTGCAGAAAACTAATatgaatatgtatatatatatatatatatatatatatatatatatatatatatatatatataatgtcgcTAGCAGAGGAAAACAAAAAGGACAGCAATGATGACAATCTTAACCAATATACAACGAAAAGAAAGAGAGACAGTATTGGTTATGATGGTCCGTCATTTTCTCTTCTTACTCCTACTCCTCGAAGTATACAAATGGACATTGATGCGACTTTGACTATGGAGGGTGAAGGAAATGTTGAAGAAGAACTTGGTCGAGGTAAAaggaacaagaagttaagctggcAGTTGAAATCTCCTTTTGATAAGGAAGGAAAAGCAGTAAGTTCCAAGGCAGA
Coding sequences within:
- the LOC138880411 gene encoding uncharacterized protein isoform X1, yielding MHCVLLSEIVSNEPDSMTFKVFDRDIKFTRDAFHIITGLKSYSSLDMKGLNEKENRLLRVYFPGKDKIELADLYSFISSRPHGTTSSFAGSDDDALKLATLYFVESVLMGKRKNRNVSEQIMKIVDDDALCASFNWGCLAYETLLKSLKSCLKSNENDVQKEKEKEKDIDSYTLVGFPFAFCVWIMEVLPIFQEKQFVNFKEVGYPRMLCYSEMKSPQFDALCRKYFHNKKVFKLIEVSPFIPVEEEDTQPLCVEEPVSQDQGSRSSSTQFDEGVLKEIVRRLSESFKKDLQAEVTRVNQKIVVSKKKIENEIKDLKKTLGSKLDTLMNMFGKADQMNTDRESSVPIRKYGVDDHCRATERTGIFNQDAGGVERDYMDVHAEGQYEREFRDAHLDDETENVTDIGKEVCGVPEKICRVCGL
- the LOC138880411 gene encoding uncharacterized protein isoform X2, with amino-acid sequence MHCVLLSEIVSNEPDSMTFKVFDRDIKFTRDAFHIITGLKSYSSLDMKGLNEKENRLLRVYFPGKDKIELADLYSFISSRPHGTTSSFAGSDDDALKLATLYFVESVLMGKRKNRNVSEQIMKIVDDDALCASFNWGCLAYETLLKSLKSCLKSNENDVQKEKEKEKDIDSYTLVGFPFAFCVWIMEVLPIFQEKQFVNFKEVGYPRMLCYSEMKSPQFDALCRKYFHNKKVFKLIEVSPFIPVEEEDTQPLCVEEPVSQDQGSRSSSTQFDEGVLKEIVRRLSESFKKDLQAEVTRVNQKIVVSKKKIENEIKDLKKTLGSKLDTLMNMFGKADQMNTDRESSVPIRKYGVDDHCRATERTGIFNQDAGGVERDYMDVHAEGQYEREFRDAHLDDETENVTDIGKVCGVPEKICRVCGL